One genomic segment of Musa acuminata AAA Group cultivar baxijiao chromosome BXJ3-3, Cavendish_Baxijiao_AAA, whole genome shotgun sequence includes these proteins:
- the LOC135632484 gene encoding pathogenesis-related protein 1-like, translating to MASGSWTLEIESSVEASRLFKAAVLDWHSLAPKIVPEIVVSGAVIEGEGSVGAVRQLNFSPALPFGYVKERLDFVDTDKFECKQTLVEGGHIGSKLETATTHFKFQPAAGGGCVLKVVTTYKLLPGAEDDQGETMKSKETVTGIIKAAEAYLLANPDAYL from the exons ATGGCTTCTGGTTCTTGGACGCTCGAGATCGAGTCCTCCGTCGAGGCATCTCGCCTGTTCAAGGCCGCCGTCCTCGACTGGCACTCCTTGGCTCCCAAGATCGTGCCGGAGATCGTCGTGAGCGGCGCCGTCATCGAAGGTGAAGGTAGCGTCGGGGCCGTGAGGCAACTCAACTTCTCACCAG CATTACCATTCGGCTACGTGAAGGAGCGGCTGGACTTTGTGGACACGGACAAGTTCGAGTGCAAGCAGACGCTCGTGGAAGGAGGCCACATCGGGAGCAAGCTGGAGACGGCGACGACTCATTTCAAGTTCCAGCCGGCAGCCGGTGGGGGATGTGTGTTGAAGGTTGTGACCACCTACAAGCTACTGCCCGGGGCTGAGGACGACCAGGGCGAGACGATGAAGTCCAAGGAGACGGTGACCGGAATCATCAAGGCCGCGGAAGCCTACCTGTTGGCCAACCCTGACGCCTACCTGTAG
- the LOC135632630 gene encoding pathogenesis-related protein 1-like codes for MASGSWTLEIESSVEASRLFKAAVLDWHSLAPKIAPEIVVKGAVIEGEGNVGAVRQLNFSPALPFGYVKERLDFVDTDKFECKQTLVEGGHIGSKLETATTHFKFQPAAGGGCVLKVVTTYKLLPGAEDDQGETMKSKETVTGIIKAAEAYLLANPDAYL; via the exons ATGGCTTCTGGTTCTTGGACGCTCGAGATCGAGTCCTCCGTTGAGGCATCTCGCCTGTTCAAGGCTGCCGTCCTCGACTGGCACTCCTTGGCCCCCAAGATTGCGCCGGAGATCGTCGTAAAAGGCGCCGTCATCGAAGGTGAAGGTAACGTTGGAGCCGTGAGGCAACTCAACTTCTCACCAG CGTTACCATTCGGCTACGTGAAGGAGCGGCTGGACTTTGTGGACACGGACAAGTTCGAGTGCAAGCAGACGCTCGTGGAAGGAGGCCACATCGGGAGCAAGCTGGAGACGGCGACGACTCATTTCAAGTTCCAGCCGGCAGCCGGTGGGGGATGTGTGTTGAAGGTTGTGACCACCTACAAGCTACTGCCCGGGGCTGAGGACGACCAGGGCGAGACGATGAAGTCCAAGGAGACGGTGACCGGAATCATCAAGGCCGCGGAAGCCTACCTGTTGGCCAACCCTGACGCCTACCTGTAG
- the LOC103977653 gene encoding pathogenesis-related protein 1-like, producing the protein MASGSWTLEIEFSVQASRIFKAAVLDWHSLAPKAVPEFVVSGVVLEGEGGAGSVRQLNFSPAIPFGYVKERLDFVDVDKLECKQTLVEGGHIGSKLETASTHFKFEPKAGGGSVLKVVSTYKFLPGVEDNEGEIVKSKETLTGIMKAAEAYLVANPSAYP; encoded by the exons ATGGCTTCCGGTTCTTGGACGCTCGAGATCGAGTTCTCGGTCCAGGCATCTCGCATCTTCAAGGCCGCCGTCCTCGACTGGCACTCCTTGGCTCCCAAGGCCGTGCCGGAGTTCGTCGTCAGCGGCGTCGTCCTCGAAGGTGAAGGCGGTGCCGGGTCCGTAAGGCAGCTCAACTTCTCACCGG CGATACCATTTGGGTACGTGAAGGAAAGATTGGACTTTGTGGACGTGGACAAGTTGGAGTGCAAGCAGACGCTCGTGGAAGGAGGCCACATCGGGAGCAAGCTGGAGACGGCGTCGACCCATTTCAAGTTCGAGCCGAAGGCCGGCGGCGGGAGCGTGTTGAAGGTGGTGTCCACCTACAAGTTCTTGCCCGGGGTTGAGGACAACGAGGGGGAGATAGTGAAGTCCAAGGAGACTTTGACGGGGATCATGAAGGCCGCAGAAGCCTACCTGGTGGCCAACCCATCAGCCTACCCGTAG